Part of the Molothrus ater isolate BHLD 08-10-18 breed brown headed cowbird chromosome 9, BPBGC_Mater_1.1, whole genome shotgun sequence genome is shown below.
AGATTCCGGCTCCACAGAACACCTTAGACTGGAAGGGACAAACCGCAGCAGCAGCTAAATCAGAAAGGTAAGGCTGTAATTGCCTAAGAACAAACCACCATAATAGTGTGGAGTGAAGCCTGTAGCAAGCCTTTACAGCTCTACCTGCCTGCCAAGTCCTGGCCATCACTCAGAATGATTCCTACCTGGGATTTCTGCCTCACTGCAGCTCGGACTCGCCTCTGGCCTGGTGCCCTCCAGCTGGTTTTTGAGGTCGAAGCTGACGGAGAGCgtgtggagctggggcagggcgCTCAGGGTGCAGCGGACGAGCTCCATGCAGGGCATGTGCGAGAACATGTCGCTCACGCGGAGCACGCGGAAGCGGCACTCGGGGTGCCGGGACAGGGCCCGGAGCCCAGAGAGGATGCAGGAGATGTTGGCATTCAGGCCTGGAACAGCATTTGTACAGAAAAGGgtcagctgtgtgtgcaggcacTGACACAGTGTAGGAGCTGCAGCAATGGCAGCCCGAGTCAAGGGCTAAACCCACAGACTGCTTTATCCACGCATCCTTAAGCTACGCTCTGTGCGTGGGAGATGCAGATCTGGCTCTTCCCTTTGCTCTCTCTGAAGGGTGTTTAGGCACAAAGCCAGGGACTGCTCTGGGACAGAGGGATCCCATTCTCTCCCTGAAGTCCTCACACTCATTAAACATCTCACCCAACAGCTTTCTCGAGATGGGGCACTGATACTCCTACAATGCCCCTTCCTGTGAAAACTAACACAGGGTAAACCCAAGCAGTAAGCCAGGCCATTAGAGCAGGGCTAGAAGGAAGTGTACTATTCATGGCACTAACCATTGTAGGATAGAACCAGGTTTTCTAAAGACacccaggagctcagcaggtTACTCAGAGTCCGACATGTCTCCCCAGTCAAAGGAATGGAGAACAACTCCAGCGTGGAGACACTTCGGAAGCGGTGAGCAGCTTTCAGAGAAAggattccagcagctcctcctctttTCTTACAGCCAGCATGGCCAGTGCATGGAGATCTTGAGGAGGAACTAGTCCAGTTCTCAGTGTTCTCTCCCTCTGTGgtcctgtttttttccagtaacCCTGAGTTATCCTCTCTAGcaacagtaaaaacaaaatcataGAGATCTTCTGGGTCAGCATAGTGTCCCCTGCTCCGTCTGAGGCAGCGACGTTTCCTCCCCACTGCAGGTTTCTGCCATCTGCATGTCTTTCGAGGAATGGGGTGACAggacagctgctctgagctggaatGAGGGGAAGAGCCCCCATGAATGTTGGGGTGGCCACAGGGCACCTCACTGCTTGTCTCTTCACATGCTGGGTTTTGCAGGGAAGGACTTCTGGGGCCAGAGAGGACAGAGGTCATGCAGGCATCAGCCTCTTTTGGGGatctcttctgcttctcagcACCGCTCCCCTCCCGCTCAGCATtacagctcctctctgctccctcctgtgctgACTGCTGGCTTTGGGCTTTGTCCTCCTCTCTGCAAAGGCCACACGGGCTGCTGTGACAGGTGAGGGCATTTCCCGAGCGCCAAAACCCAGCGCTCATGGTCAGGATGAGGACGAGAAGAACCGTGTCAGGAACAGGCCAGGAGCACATGGACACCTGGCTGACAGAGCCGTGGTGGATCAGCCGGTGAAGGAGTAAAACCAGCGAGCGCCTGATGGACTGGTCACAGGAGAGGAGGTGCTGGAACTTCAGGACCCGCAGGGAGGCAGCCAGGTTTTCCAGCACCTCGTGGTTGTGCTCAGCAGTGAGTTCCACGGCCCCCTGCAGCATGTTGCAGAGGGTGAGCTGGGAAACGTGCggggagctgtgcagcagcGGTGAGAAGTGACGGTCATGGAGGCGCCAGTCAGAGGAAACGTCCAGGACACCATGGAGGACGTTGGAGAAGAATGTTTCAAGGAACTTCTTCCTCCAGCATGTTATGCTCTGCAGTTGAACAACACAGCATAGGAACAAAAAGTCAGCACCCgttttccttgttctttttaAGTTAAATTATTGCTGTCTGCTAACCTGGTGTCCAAAAAACCCCTCCTGCTAGCTCCACTGAGACCACCTCTCTAGTTCTCAGCATCCTTCCTCAGTGTACTCCTTGAAAACCTGAGTAAATCCCATTGCTCTCTTCATCCTCCTTCTGGCCTAATTTAAACACTCAGTGGTTTGGAGATGGGCCATTGTTTTTCCCTATTAAAAACCACATCACCAGCAATTTTCTTCCAGCATCTATTTACTGGCTGTCATTAAGTTGTTTGTTAACGATTCTTCTACGATGATGAAGCAATGAAGCTGCTTCCGTTTTTCTACATAAAACCATTCTCCAAACTCACAGTCTTCTCTATTTTTTCTCATGCTTTCTAAGACatcagcatattttttttttgccagtgtAGGTGTAAACGTGATAGAATATACTGGTTTTATCTTCTGTTTCTGTGAGAATCTCTGAAGACAAAGATTTGCTCTTTTGGCAAATTCATTGTTGGGAGATGAAGGGTGTGGCTGTGCACTACTGCTTCCTTTATAAATCCCATTTCCCAAAATGTTTGTATTACCAGGGTCATGCCTTGGTCCGGAACGCTAGGAACGCTTATAAACAGGTGCCAGGAATTTCTTGGAGGCAGCCAGAAAGAAAACCTcatggaaaacagcagaaacagagCTCCCGTGTCGAGCCCCTCTCCCACCAGAGCGTTTCCTCACCTCCGAGTTGGGCGGCCTGGTTTTCATCACATCGTCCCACAGCTTGCGCCAGATGGGCTGTGTCGAGAGGCCTGGGGGGAAGAATCATCAACCGGGCGCTTTCACCCCTCTCCCAGTGTCCTGCTCCGGAGCTCGATGGGATGCCGGGGCACAGCCCGAGCCCGTCCAGGTGTGGGATAGAGGCGGCGTCCCTGGGACCGCTCTGGCTCggggctcctctctccagccGAGGGTCCCTGCGCTGTGGGCTTCTCCCGCCGGGCTCGGGGCCATCCCTCCATTCTCTCACCCCATCACTTTGAGGGGCCCGTCCCTCCCgcccggggctgtccccacgAGTTCGCCGCCGTCCCCGCCGGTGTCACCTGCTCTCCGCGCGGCGTCCTCGGCCCGCTCGAGATGGAAGATGGTGAGGAGCGGCAGGAGCCCCCGCAGGAGGTGGCCGGGCAGCGCTGCGAAGAGCCAGAGGGAGATGACGGCAGGGTGCGGGCAGGCCTgggccccgcgccccgccgccccgcgccgcccgcgccTTACCCCAGACGTCCCGCTCCAGGGCGGCCATGCTGCGGCTCACAGCGGCCGCGCTCAGCGCGAACAGGCTGCGCGGCCGCTCGGCCGCCATCATCGCCTCGGGCACGGACCGCCCGCACCGCGCCGCCATCTTGGGGAGCGGCTAGAGCGGGCAGCCATGTTGGGGAGGTCGTGCCGAGCACTGGGGCGGACGGACCGGCGGTAGCAGCTCACCGAGCCGGCTCCGAGGCCGAGACACACcgggaaaagggagaggaaaggcGGGAGCGCAGCAATGCCCGCTTTGGCGCGGCCACACGCACGGGCGCAGCCGCCTGCCATCTTTGGAAGGGCCGTGCGCCGGGCCGAAGCACCGCCCCGCGGAGGGAGCGCTTCCGCTTCCGGCGCGGGCAGCAGCGCTTCCGGCGGGTGACCCTGGCGAGTCCTTCTGTGAGGCGGGAGCGCGATGGGGCAGCGCGGCGAGCCCGAGGTGAGCGCGGGGCGCCGCGGggcccgctccgctcccccgACCGGCAGGGAGGGCGGGCAGTAACGCTGTGCTCTCTTGTCTTTCcgcaggaggaagaagaagagctCGTGGTAAGACGGGGAGCTGCGGCGGAGACTTGCAGCTGCCAGGCGCGGCTGCCCGGGGCCATCAGCGCCGCCGAAGAGGCTCGGGGGGCTCGGGCGGTGCCGCGCTGGGCCCGCGGTCTGGAGCTCCGTGGGGAGGCCGGGCTGCGGTGTGCACGCGGGGCTCTCTCTTGAAGGGGCTCGGGGGAAGCGGCGTgcggggctgtccctgtgctcaccGCAGCCCCGTGTCCGCAGGACCCCCTGACCACGCTGCGGGAGCAGTGCGAGCAGATCGAGAAATGCGTGAAGGCGCGGGAGCGGCTGGAGCTGTGTAACGAGCGAGTGTCCTCCCGCTCCGAGACGGAGGAGCAGTGCACTGAGGAGCTCTTCGACTTCCTGCACGCCAGGGACCACTGTGTAAGTGCAGCgcccctgagcagagctgccttcagTCCCGCTGTCTTGTTAATGTTTGGTTCCTCCTTGTTACAATAGATCTCGGCGGGATTCGGTGCGTTACTAAAGAATTAAATAACTCAAACCCAGCGTTTGTACCCTGCAAATTTTTGTCTTGTACTTGCCATTTTAAAGCTAAACCTTTTGAACCTGAGCTGAAGCTTTGTAAGGCATCTCAGCAGCTTTCTTGAATGACTTTTTTTAGAGCAAAAGCCAGGGTTGTGGAGCTGTGTGCATTGTTGGTCCAGAAAACCAAGAGGTGACACCTTGCTGTTTTCCATCTCTATGAGTTACTGAGGACTCTCTCTCTTTCCAGGTTGCTCACAAGCTTTTCAGTAAGCTGAAGTGAAATGGGGCATGGTTGTCCATCTGCTTCCACAGCCGGTGCCAGCGGTTCCTGGATCACAGTTCTGCTTCCTGCAGTCCATCCTCCGTGCTGAGCATGAATGAAAAGGCTTCCTGGCAGCCTGTCACTGCCTCTGTGCTCATGGAAGATGTGCAGCtgtgcaaaaacaaaacaaacaacgTGTTGATGTTCTGTAATTTTCCATATTAAACATTGAGAGTTCCTGTGGAAGTGCCCTGTGTTTATTTCCTAATTGTCATGCTTCTGACTTGTCCTGGGTTAAGATGAAATCAGTGGGTGTCAGAGCCCAGTTAAGGTCAGGAGAGTTTTCCTCACTTGTGGGAATGTCGTTTTTGTGCATGATGGAAAGCTGCTACAGACCAATGCCATGGGGAAGAATTTGTGTCTTGAAGCCACAAATATTATTCCTAAGCCCCTCAAGACCAGGGTTGTTCACACAGTATGTTCTGACTAAGTTAGGCTGAAGGGAGTGACCCTTTTCTAGGAGAGAGAACTTTGTCACACCCTCAGGGGAAAgctgtcacctgtccctcactgtcccctACTTCTGCCAGCGGCTGGCAGAgcctcctggcagcagccagctctgcctccttgcCTACAAAACCAGCCACGTGGCTGTGGAGGTGCATGGGGGTGGTTCACCTACTCAAACCCTGGTCAGGGTCACCTGGGGGGAGCTAAAGCCTTTCTGTGTGAGTTACCAGCCCGTTCTGCTCACCCTGGGACTGCCCTGTCcgtgctctgcctgctcctttccctATAAAGAATGTTAGGAGGAAAACTAGGGTATCTCACAGCTATTCTTCAAAGCGGAATGAAAGCCACCACCCTATAAGTTTGGCTGTTCTTTATCCATTTAGTGGTTCATTGTCCTTTTGCTGATGGATCTTAGACTTTTATTGGGTTAAGGGTACCACATAAGTTCCAGTAGGTTTTGgttattgtttttttccctgtggcacagggcagggttcAGCTGTGCCTATGCAAAGCGCGTTTGGTGCCGGATCCTTCTCAGTAGCTGATGCCCAAACGCAGCTCAGTGATGACCGCAACGGGGCCGTCCCTTCCAACcggtttaggttggaagggaccttaagaCCATTGAGTACAGCCCCGCTCCCCGAGCCCGGCTGCCCGCAGCCCTTTCCAAGCGCTCCCCGGTCCCGCCCCGGAAGGCGAGCGGCGATGGCGGCGCTGGGCGGGCGCGGGCGTGCGGCGGCCGCGCTGCTGCGCCGGGCACCGGGAcggagcggcaccgggagcggtaccgggagcggcaccgggagcggtaccgggagcggcaccgggagccGGGCCGCGTCGGCACCGGCACAAGGAGAAATGGGtgagccgggccggggcgggacCAGAGCACCGCACCCCGCGGCGCTGCTTGCACCCCGCTCTTGTCCCCGCTAAATCCCGTGCTAAATCCGGTGCAAATCCCCTTCTCGTGCCCCCGTTTCACCCTGCACCCTCCTGCCGCCGCTCTGTGTGCGGCCGTGCCCACCCTGGGCCCGCAGCCACATTTCGGCCATTCACAGAGTCCTGGAATCACTGAATGTGCCGATTTGGAAGGGATGCACCAggatgcagctcctgcctctgctcaggACACTCCCAGCAGTCCCgccctgtgcctgagagcattgtccaaatgcttcttgagctcaGACAGGCTTGGTGTGGgaccccttccctggggagccttttCCTGTCATACAGCAGAGGCCCCCCTGTCACAGCTTCATGCCATTCCCTCCGGTCCTGTCACACTCACGCTCCAGAAAGGCCTCATGGACTTCTGGCAGCAGGGAACCCAGTGCTGGATTCTCCCAGAAGAACATGAAGGCTGGGTGGGGAGGCCGGGTGTGGCGGTATCGAGGTATTTTAACACTTCTGTTGTTTTTCCCCACCAGGCTGCCACGGCCCCACGCATCCCGTCCACGCGGCTGGCGCTGCACCACTTCGACACGAGCTACAGCCTGCACCTGGGGGCCCTGTGGCCCTCGGTCCGTGCTGGCCTGCTCTGTGAGCAGAAGTATGGGGCCCTCCTCAAcaactttgctgctgctgaccaTGTTCctgaagagctggagctgctcaacGCCACCGATATCATTTCCGAGGCCCTCCAGAAGGTGCAGCAATGGCAGCGCGGTGCAGCTGTGGGGGAAGTGGCCACAGGGTGCCAGGAGGGCCCTGGTGAGGGCAGGACTGGGATGCAGGCAGAAatggtggcacaggcagggatgtcCCCGCCACTTTGCATGTCCATCAGCTCCAAAATCAAGTGTTACACCTTCCCCAGGGGTGACATCACGCGCTTTCGCCCTGCACGGTGAGACATCCCTGACTGACCGCCCTGgtctctgccagccccaggggctgcttccATGTGTCACCATCCTCACTTCCAACTGctcttttactttcttttcacCTCCAacatttgcttttgttgtgCAAACTGATGATTTCCAGGCCGGATGGTCTGGGGCTCCTCGACTATTACCTCATGGATGCAGCatctctcctgcctgtgctggcactcGACGTGCAGCCAGATGACTTTGTCCTCgacctctgtgctgctccaggtgggaagactctggctctgctgcagactGGGTTTTGTGGTGAGTGGGGATGGGTGTTCCCTTGTTCCTGTGTTAaacagggctggagcagtg
Proteins encoded:
- the LRRC41 gene encoding leucine-rich repeat-containing protein 41 codes for the protein MAARCGRSVPEAMMAAERPRSLFALSAAAVSRSMAALERDVWALPGHLLRGLLPLLTIFHLERAEDAARRAGLSTQPIWRKLWDDVMKTRPPNSESITCWRKKFLETFFSNVLHGVLDVSSDWRLHDRHFSPLLHSSPHVSQLTLCNMLQGAVELTAEHNHEVLENLAASLRVLKFQHLLSCDQSIRRSLVLLLHRLIHHGSVSQVSMCSWPVPDTVLLVLILTMSAGFWRSGNALTCHSSPCGLCREEDKAQSQQSAQEGAERSCNAEREGSGAEKQKRSPKEADACMTSVLSGPRSPSLQNPACEETSSEVPCGHPNIHGGSSPHSSSEQLSCHPIPRKTCRWQKPAVGRKRRCLRRSRGHYADPEDLYDFVFTVAREDNSGLLEKNRTTEGENTENWTSSSSRSPCTGHAGCKKRGGAAGILSLKAAHRFRSVSTLELFSIPLTGETCRTLSNLLSSWVSLENLVLSYNGLNANISCILSGLRALSRHPECRFRVLRVSDMFSHMPCMELVRCTLSALPQLHTLSVSFDLKNQLEGTRPEASPSCSEAEIPESCLEVLEIRFPREPLHTVFLLPVLKASKSLQQLSLDSATLPCPQELGLLLEVLKECTPNLKKLSFHDVNLAEHQKEVLLLLQDPGLQEITFSFCRLFESSTAEFLSEIINTMKRNSSLKSLKLPGNRLGNHRLVALADIFSEDSSSSLCQLDVSSNCIKPDGLLEFTKKLEGHIQQRGGQLPFTQLRLFQNWLDQDAETAQEALRRLRALCSVVNDAWDSSQAFADYISVM
- the LOC118689314 gene encoding cytochrome b-c1 complex subunit 6, mitochondrial, which produces MGQRGEPEEEEEELVDPLTTLREQCEQIEKCVKARERLELCNERVSSRSETEEQCTEELFDFLHARDHCVAHKLFSKLK
- the NSUN4 gene encoding 5-methylcytosine rRNA methyltransferase NSUN4, yielding MQSAFGAGSFSVADAQTQLSDDRNGAVPSNRFSPFQALPGPAPEGERRWRRWAGAGVRRPRCCAGHRDGAAPGAVPGAAPGAVPGAAPGAGPRRHRHKEKWAATAPRIPSTRLALHHFDTSYSLHLGALWPSVRAGLLCEQKYGALLNNFAAADHVPEELELLNATDIISEALQKVQQWQRGAAVGEVATGCQEGPGEGRTGMQAEMVAQAGMSPPLCMSISSKIKCYTFPRGDITRFRPARPDGLGLLDYYLMDAASLLPVLALDVQPDDFVLDLCAAPGGKTLALLQTGFCGHLAANDVSVSRTKRLYQILQSYVPKEVRDTVSVTSYDGRDWDQVKGGTFHKVLVDVPCTTDRHSAMEEDNNIFHKRRTKERQMLPMLQLQLLMAGILAARPGGAVVYSTCSLSPLQNECVVERALDVARAHFNISLHLEDLSHFRTLFQDTFSFFSECRLGELVLPHLTANFGPMYFCKLRRE